The following is a genomic window from Plasmodium berghei ANKA genome assembly, chromosome: 9.
AGCTACAATTAAATAACCTTTTAATATAACGGCTACTATAGCTGTTGACCCACAACTATATGCTATATTATCTTCATAATcatttgaataataattttcaaataatcTTAATTCATCAGGGGaatataaatcattattGTCATTTgcttcattattttcactattattattttcactattattattttcattattattattttcattattattattctcattattattgctattatttatattattatcaattaCATTTGTTATTGTTtcattatatgaaaaaccTTCACCTATATTATCTTTTCCATATAAATCTAATGAGTTATCATCGTCACATGAATCTAATATGTCATTTATAACatcatttgtattattatagtTTCCTTTAAGTTTATCTTCTGGTTCTGTCATTTCTCCTAAGGATTTCAAATTATCATAAGTTAATGCTGATGGTTTTACATTTTCAGTTTTATTGTtatgattattattattgataGTACCTTCCtctttaatattattgtcTGTTTCATTATCCATATCCTTCTTTAGCCTTTTAGTATTAATTTCGGTGCTTCCATTATTATcttctttaattttatttttaatatcttGACCCCAAGTCGATGTATCAGTATCTACAGAGTTTACCTCACTTTtgcatttattttctaaatcaTTTTTCTCTTTATTAGTATTATCTGAATCTTCgattttttcatctttttctaattttattccctttatattatcattaatgTTCACTTCCCCTGTAGttgtatcatttttttttccactatcagtatcttttatttctaatTCTTTCCCATCACCATTCATATTATCTTTTAATATGCTATCATCTTCATCATATAATTCTTctgatttattattataatcatcTTCTATTAATGACGTTGATGGAGTTTCTACATTTCCTTCTTCAACAGGATTTCCTTCCTTATTATAAACGACTTGTAAGCATCTCTTTCCATCTTTTTCGACTGCTTTAAtactaatattttttgatattatatcatttaaaatagaatatagataattttcttttgtaTCAGATTCTTCAGTTTCTTGTGCTGatgcattatatttttttagtttttcTTGATTTTCTGTTAAAAGCATTTCTTCGTCTAATTTTAAGAACGTCTTTTCAAGTGTTAATTTAATAAgctttaatttataattttctgaTTTATCTAAATTgtcttttttcatttcatCGCTAGCTTCCTTTATGctttttacaaatattctataaaaattatatgaaatcCATTTTGAAACATTAGGACCACCATGCCCATCAAAAACACCGTAAATAGAAATAACTTCTTCTATTTCGTttacttttatattattataacatATGTGGCTATCTTCCATATTCTTTCGCCATCCTTGCATACACGATAACCCGTATCTACTTGGATCTATTTCTAAGTTCCCTCCATCCATGGACTCTTTATTCGTTTTCGGTGCTGATAAATATGCTCCCATCTATTAAAATTCACATcaacagaaaaaaaattgaaaatatatttaataattatctTAAAGGCAATATATATGCGCAAAGACCAATTATAATTTCTTCATTTGGGGCTGAATCGTGATTTCACAAATATACgttattttcaataaacaatatatgGGTTTGtgaattttctttatataaatgaatatatatgtatatatttacattttaaacaaaatatacgcaaaaaatattgtagGACGTATTTGTCCATCAAcatgcatattttaaaatggaTACAACGATATG
Proteins encoded in this region:
- a CDS encoding protein phosphatase PPM2 — its product is MGAYLSAPKTNKESMDGGNLEIDPSRYGLSCMQGWRKNMEDSHICYNNIKVNEIEEVISIYGVFDGHGGPNVSKWISYNFYRIFVKSIKEASDEMKKDNLDKSENYKLKLIKLTLEKTFLKLDEEMLLTENQEKLKKYNASAQETEESDTKENYLYSILNDIISKNISIKAVEKDGKRCLQVVYNKEGNPVEEGNVETPSTSLIEDDYNNKSEELYDEDDSILKDNMNGDGKELEIKDTDSGKKNDTTTGEVNINDNIKGIKLEKDEKIEDSDNTNKEKNDLENKCKSEVNSVDTDTSTWGQDIKNKIKEDNNGSTEINTKRLKKDMDNETDNNIKEEGTINNNNHNNKTENVKPSALTYDNLKSLGEMTEPEDKLKGNYNNTNDVINDILDSCDDDNSLDLYGKDNIGEGFSYNETITNVIDNNINNSNNNENNNNENNNNENNNSENNNSENNEANDNNDLYSPDELRLFENYYSNDYEDNIAYSCGSTAIVAVILKGYLIVANAGDSRAIICFNGNSLGMSTDHKPHLQAEEARIKKAGGYISNGRVDGNLNLTRAIGDLHYKRDPFLSQKDQKISAFPEVTCVTLTPDDEFLFLACDGIWDCKDGQDVVGFVKARLEKFEELSDNSADLGGNQNTNSEHINSNNNTTNNENSTLKDESNTSNSAENGQISNSYDKNIKNNNSNIENEDNSNENQNKFNENSDTCFEKDTNDKYDDSPIIERKKYDKFNKLSQICEELCDDCLSNNYKENDGIGCDNMTCLIVQYNPLYKMHTEKKFLNIDDIE